A section of the Bryobacteraceae bacterium genome encodes:
- a CDS encoding molecular chaperone DnaJ: MSGSVSAGKFQDHYTVLGVGRKATSEEIHRAYAALAQKYNPRNGSAPDREKFEAVTLAYETLSNPESRRAFDTLLPKEEEGPPTFAPGAFFEAVAGEADRRMAILCILYDRRRQNPASPGMPVRLIEAMVNFPADPMFFALWYLKQRGWVALDDKSCPMITADGMDVVERNLPAPERVRALIKPECLTG, from the coding sequence ATGAGCGGTTCGGTTTCGGCAGGAAAGTTTCAGGACCATTACACGGTGCTGGGGGTTGGCCGCAAAGCGACCAGCGAAGAGATCCATCGGGCCTACGCGGCGCTGGCGCAGAAGTACAATCCGCGCAACGGGTCAGCGCCGGACCGGGAGAAGTTCGAAGCGGTGACGCTGGCCTATGAGACGCTTTCGAACCCCGAATCCCGCCGTGCCTTTGACACGCTGCTGCCCAAGGAGGAGGAAGGCCCGCCGACCTTCGCGCCCGGCGCGTTCTTCGAGGCTGTGGCCGGAGAGGCTGACCGGCGCATGGCGATTCTGTGCATCCTGTATGACCGGCGGCGCCAGAACCCGGCCTCGCCCGGTATGCCGGTGCGGCTCATCGAGGCGATGGTGAACTTCCCCGCTGACCCGATGTTTTTCGCTCTTTGGTATCTGAAGCAGCGCGGCTGGGTGGCCCTGGACGACAAGAGCTGTCCGATGATCACCGCCGACGGCATGGATGTGGTGGAACGGAACCTGCCCGCGCCGGAGCGGGTGCGGGCATTGATCAAGCCGGAGTGTCTGACCGGGTGA
- the ccmC gene encoding cytochrome C biogenesis protein CcmC, whose product MREKILYALGALAALLLARNIWVMLTALPDEAFQGAIFRIIFFHVPAAFTCFLCFFVALIASISYLKSGRMHWDSLAVSTTEVGLAFGAANLISGMIWARIIWGIWWTWDWRLTSMLVCWLLYAGYLVLRRAVEEPAQRARLSAVLSILSFTVVPFVFFSIKWFRTQHPQPVLYGEGKMDAAYRVMLYANWLPLLMLAAVLVAVRISQENRRRELDALRRQAHSI is encoded by the coding sequence ATGAGAGAGAAGATCCTGTACGCACTGGGGGCGCTGGCGGCGCTGCTGCTGGCGCGCAACATCTGGGTGATGCTCACCGCGCTTCCCGACGAGGCCTTTCAGGGGGCAATTTTCCGCATCATTTTCTTCCACGTTCCGGCCGCTTTTACCTGTTTTTTGTGCTTTTTCGTCGCATTGATCGCCTCGATTTCCTACCTGAAATCGGGCCGGATGCATTGGGATTCGTTGGCCGTTTCCACAACCGAGGTCGGCCTTGCCTTCGGGGCCGCCAACCTGATCAGCGGCATGATCTGGGCGCGCATCATCTGGGGCATCTGGTGGACCTGGGACTGGCGCCTCACCTCGATGCTCGTCTGCTGGCTGCTCTACGCCGGCTACCTCGTGCTGCGCCGCGCCGTGGAAGAGCCCGCCCAGCGCGCCCGGCTCTCGGCGGTGCTTTCCATTCTCAGCTTCACGGTGGTGCCGTTCGTCTTCTTCTCCATCAAATGGTTCCGCACCCAGCACCCGCAGCCGGTGCTTTATGGAGAGGGCAAAATGGATGCGGCCTACCGGGTCATGCTCTATGCCAACTGGCTCCCGCTGCTGATGCTGGCGGCAGTGCTGGTGGCGGTGAGAATCTCGCAGGAAAACCGCCGCCGCGAACTCGACGCGCTCCGGCGGCAGGCGCATTCCATCTGA
- a CDS encoding cytochrome c biogenesis protein CcmF: METLGAFSLLLALALAAYAFLASVIGGWKQKPFLVASARRAVYGVFILLTAASAILVSALLSSDFRYAYVAERSNRAMPALYKFAAWWGGQEGSLLLWSWMLSLYSAIVVWTNKTKHRTLMPWVIAVLAFTQTFFCTLNTFVEPPFQMLAVGRGVTSVVDGNGLNPLLQYWLMALHPPALYLGFVGFVVPFAFAFASLLTRQPGEAWIATTRRWSLITWGFLSIGIMLGQGWAYAVLGWGGYWAWDPVENASLLPWITGTAFLHSVMMQEKKGMMKVWNMVLVSATFFLAIFGTFLTRSGVVSSVHAFAQSSLGAWFVGFLAIGLSVTTFLILRRLDFLRSEAQLESVLSREASFLFNNLLLLASCFAVLWGTLFPVLTEWWMGEKITVGPPFFNKVNIPIGLALLFLTGVGPLIAWRRSSWESLKRAFRWPALAMALTMAALLAFGVRHLYALMSFGLCAFVAATVIMEFYKGARAIAARNQMNLLRAAVELTHRNTRRYGGYLVHMGIVLMFIGYTGSAFNKDTTEEVKIGSHFRIGAYELQVKEVTDGSNPNYAWQRAVVAVYRGGQYLGDLKPERRVYAASQQPTSEVAIRRRLNEDLYLNFASMSQSDPEAAVIQAYVFPLVSWIWIGFYVLLFGTIVCLIPSKVKYAYAKTQVVGVYEREPEPVP; this comes from the coding sequence ATGGAGACTCTCGGCGCATTCAGCCTTCTGCTGGCCCTCGCGCTGGCAGCCTACGCCTTCCTCGCCTCGGTCATCGGCGGATGGAAACAGAAACCATTCCTCGTGGCAAGCGCCCGGCGCGCCGTCTATGGGGTCTTCATCCTCCTCACCGCCGCCTCGGCCATTCTCGTCTCGGCGCTTCTTTCCAGCGATTTCCGCTACGCCTACGTTGCCGAACGTTCCAACCGCGCCATGCCGGCCCTGTACAAGTTCGCCGCCTGGTGGGGCGGGCAGGAAGGATCGCTCCTGCTCTGGAGCTGGATGCTTTCGCTGTACTCGGCCATCGTGGTCTGGACCAACAAGACGAAACACCGCACGCTGATGCCCTGGGTGATTGCGGTGCTCGCGTTCACGCAGACCTTCTTCTGCACGCTGAACACTTTCGTCGAGCCGCCGTTCCAGATGCTGGCCGTTGGCCGAGGCGTTACCTCGGTGGTCGATGGCAATGGCCTGAATCCGCTCCTCCAGTACTGGCTGATGGCCCTGCATCCGCCGGCCCTGTATCTGGGCTTTGTCGGATTCGTCGTTCCCTTCGCATTCGCCTTCGCCTCGCTGCTCACCCGCCAGCCCGGCGAGGCGTGGATCGCCACCACCCGCCGGTGGTCGCTCATCACCTGGGGGTTCCTCTCCATCGGCATCATGCTCGGCCAGGGATGGGCCTACGCGGTGCTTGGGTGGGGCGGTTACTGGGCCTGGGATCCGGTGGAGAACGCCTCGCTGCTGCCGTGGATCACCGGCACGGCCTTTCTCCATTCGGTGATGATGCAGGAGAAGAAGGGCATGATGAAGGTCTGGAACATGGTTCTGGTCAGCGCCACGTTTTTCCTGGCCATCTTCGGCACCTTCCTCACCCGCAGCGGGGTCGTCTCCAGCGTCCATGCCTTTGCCCAGTCGTCGCTTGGCGCCTGGTTTGTGGGCTTCCTCGCCATCGGCCTTTCCGTCACCACGTTCCTCATCCTGCGGCGGCTGGATTTCCTCAGGAGCGAAGCACAGCTTGAGAGCGTTCTCAGCCGCGAGGCGAGCTTTCTCTTCAACAATCTGCTCCTGCTTGCGAGCTGCTTCGCCGTCCTCTGGGGCACGCTGTTTCCGGTTCTCACCGAGTGGTGGATGGGCGAAAAGATCACCGTTGGCCCGCCGTTCTTCAACAAGGTCAACATCCCCATTGGACTCGCGCTGCTGTTTCTCACCGGCGTGGGTCCGCTCATCGCCTGGCGCCGCAGTTCGTGGGAGAGCCTGAAGCGCGCCTTCCGCTGGCCGGCGCTCGCCATGGCGCTCACCATGGCCGCGCTGCTCGCCTTTGGCGTCCGCCACCTTTACGCCCTGATGAGCTTCGGCCTGTGCGCGTTCGTGGCCGCAACGGTGATCATGGAATTCTACAAGGGGGCCCGCGCCATTGCTGCGCGCAACCAGATGAACCTCCTGCGCGCCGCCGTCGAGCTGACCCACCGCAACACGCGCCGCTATGGCGGCTACCTCGTGCACATGGGCATCGTGCTGATGTTCATCGGCTACACCGGCTCGGCGTTCAACAAGGACACCACCGAGGAGGTGAAGATCGGTTCGCACTTCCGCATCGGCGCGTACGAGCTTCAGGTGAAGGAAGTCACCGACGGCTCCAACCCCAACTATGCCTGGCAACGCGCTGTCGTCGCCGTCTACCGCGGCGGCCAGTACCTGGGCGATCTCAAGCCCGAGCGGCGCGTGTACGCCGCCTCGCAGCAGCCAACCTCGGAGGTCGCCATCCGGCGGCGCCTGAACGAGGACTTGTACCTGAACTTTGCCAGCATGAGCCAGAGCGATCCCGAGGCGGCCGTCATCCAGGCGTATGTGTTCCCGCTGGTGAGCTGGATCTGGATCGGCTTCTATGTGCTGCTGTTCGGCACCATCGTCTGCCTGATCCCCAGCAAGGTGAAATACGCCTATGCAAAGACGCAGGTCGTGGGCGTGTATGAACGCGAGCCGGAGCCCGTGCCATAA
- the hisI gene encoding phosphoribosyl-AMP cyclohydrolase has translation MELDFEKTGGILPAIIQDWRDGRVLMVGYMNREAFRKTLETGFATFFSRSRNRLWTKGETSGHRLVVKAVQTDCDQDAILVQVEALGPGVCHNGYRSCFYRTWDNGAWRITEPQTYDPGKVY, from the coding sequence ATGGAGCTCGATTTTGAAAAAACCGGCGGGATTTTGCCGGCGATTATCCAGGACTGGCGCGACGGCCGCGTGCTGATGGTGGGCTACATGAATCGCGAGGCGTTCCGGAAGACTCTGGAAACCGGCTTTGCGACCTTTTTCAGCCGCAGCCGGAACAGGCTCTGGACCAAGGGCGAGACATCCGGCCACCGTCTGGTGGTCAAGGCCGTGCAGACCGATTGCGACCAGGACGCGATTCTCGTGCAGGTGGAGGCGCTGGGGCCGGGCGTCTGCCACAACGGCTACCGGTCGTGTTTCTACCGCACGTGGGACAACGGCGCCTGGCGAATTACCGAACCGCAGACCTACGACCCGGGAAAGGTGTATTGA
- a CDS encoding aminotransferase, which produces MQLNPAMRRIGTETAFEVLVRARQLESQGRSIIHLEIGEPDFDTPRHIVEAAKRALDEGWTHYGPTQGLPELREAIAETISHSHGVEVSPERVCVVPGGKPIIFFSMLALLEPGDEVIYPNPSFPIYESMIRYCGATPVPIPLVESRGFAFDLDLFRDRLSPRTKMVVLNSPANPTGGMLSREDLANIAEMVRDRELIVLSDEIYSRIWYDQPPFSIASLPGMLDKTIILDGFSKTYAMTGWRIGFGVMPTSLVDAVNKLMVNSNSCTASFTQRAALAALRGDQAPVDAMVAEFRRRRDAFVEKLNTIPGFRCSTPAGAFYAFPNIEDTGWKSKALADALLDEAGVACLSGTAFGSFGEGYLRFSYANSFDNLMEAARRIQSFIIQTGEKKRHSAQF; this is translated from the coding sequence ATGCAGTTAAACCCCGCCATGCGGCGCATCGGGACGGAGACCGCTTTCGAGGTCCTGGTGCGCGCCCGCCAGCTGGAATCGCAGGGCAGGAGCATCATTCACCTCGAGATTGGCGAGCCCGACTTCGACACGCCCCGCCATATTGTCGAAGCCGCCAAGCGCGCCCTCGATGAGGGCTGGACCCACTACGGTCCGACGCAGGGCCTGCCCGAGCTGCGAGAAGCGATTGCCGAGACCATCAGCCACTCTCATGGTGTCGAGGTGAGCCCGGAGCGCGTTTGCGTCGTGCCGGGCGGCAAGCCCATCATTTTCTTTTCGATGCTCGCTCTTCTGGAGCCGGGTGACGAAGTCATTTATCCGAACCCGTCTTTCCCCATCTATGAATCCATGATCCGCTACTGCGGGGCAACGCCAGTGCCGATTCCGCTGGTGGAGTCGCGCGGATTCGCGTTTGATCTGGATCTGTTCCGCGACCGGCTGTCGCCGCGCACGAAAATGGTCGTCCTGAACTCGCCCGCCAATCCCACTGGCGGCATGCTGAGCCGCGAAGATCTGGCAAATATCGCGGAAATGGTGCGCGACCGCGAGCTGATTGTGCTATCGGACGAAATTTACAGCCGGATCTGGTACGATCAGCCCCCATTTTCGATTGCCTCCCTGCCCGGGATGCTTGACAAGACGATCATCCTGGACGGGTTTTCCAAGACATATGCGATGACCGGGTGGCGCATCGGATTCGGCGTCATGCCGACCAGCCTGGTGGACGCGGTGAACAAGCTGATGGTGAACTCGAATTCCTGCACCGCCTCCTTCACTCAGCGGGCGGCCCTGGCCGCCCTGCGCGGCGACCAGGCGCCGGTCGATGCCATGGTGGCTGAGTTCCGCCGCCGCCGGGACGCTTTTGTGGAAAAGCTCAACACGATTCCCGGTTTTCGCTGTTCGACCCCCGCGGGCGCCTTCTATGCGTTCCCCAATATCGAGGACACGGGATGGAAATCGAAAGCCTTGGCCGACGCATTACTGGACGAAGCGGGTGTGGCGTGCCTGAGCGGCACCGCATTCGGGAGTTTCGGCGAGGGATATTTGCGTTTCAGTTACGCGAATTCTTTTGATAACCTGATGGAGGCAGCCCGCCGAATCCAGTCGTTCATCATCCAAACGGGCGAAAAAAAGCGTCATTCCGCGCAATTTTAA
- the hisB gene encoding imidazoleglycerol-phosphate dehydratase, with amino-acid sequence MRSATIERMTRETQIRGSLKIEGRGRYDISTGVRFLDHMLELFARHGGFDLTLHARGDLDVDQHHTVEDTGIVLGQLFTKALGGRKGINRAGYFVLPMDETLAVVAVDLGGRPYLVYEDRVRTRLVGDLQSELLADFFHGFVTHAGANLHAKVLYGRSNHHKVEAIFKCFARAMRYACSKDARLKDELPSTKGLL; translated from the coding sequence ATGAGGTCCGCCACCATCGAACGCATGACTCGCGAGACGCAGATCCGCGGCTCGCTGAAGATTGAAGGCCGCGGCCGTTACGACATCTCCACCGGCGTGCGGTTCCTGGATCACATGCTGGAGCTGTTCGCCCGGCACGGCGGGTTTGATCTGACGCTGCACGCCCGCGGGGATCTGGACGTCGATCAGCACCACACGGTGGAAGACACCGGCATCGTGCTGGGCCAGCTCTTCACGAAGGCGCTGGGCGGCCGCAAGGGGATCAACCGCGCCGGCTATTTCGTGCTGCCGATGGACGAGACGCTGGCGGTGGTCGCCGTGGATCTCGGCGGCCGGCCGTATCTCGTTTACGAAGACCGGGTCCGCACGCGGCTGGTCGGCGATCTTCAGTCCGAACTGCTCGCGGATTTCTTCCACGGATTCGTGACTCATGCCGGGGCGAACCTCCATGCGAAAGTCCTCTATGGCCGCTCGAACCATCACAAGGTGGAAGCCATCTTCAAGTGCTTCGCCCGCGCCATGCGCTATGCGTGCTCGAAGGACGCGCGGCTGAAGGACGAGCTGCCGAGCACGAAGGGGCTGCTATGA
- the hisG gene encoding ATP phosphoribosyltransferase — protein sequence MKLKLGIPKGSLENATIDLFRRAGFQITTSSRSYFPAIDDPEIECMMIRAQEMARYVEDGVLDAGLTGRDWVLENEADVVTVADLIYAKQSFGKVRWVLAVPESSPVQSVKDLEGRIIATELVGATRRYLASHGVNAKVEFSWGATEVKPPHLADAIVEVTETGSSLRANKLRIVDVVLESNTQLVANRQAWADPWKRRKLEDICLLLEGAINALGKVGLMLNVHRDNLAAVLAVLPALKNPTVSPLSDGEWLAVNTILDESTVRQIIPRLKEAGAQGIVEYPLNKIVM from the coding sequence ATGAAACTGAAATTGGGCATTCCGAAGGGATCACTGGAAAACGCGACCATCGATCTGTTCCGCCGCGCGGGCTTTCAGATCACGACGTCGTCGCGCTCGTATTTTCCTGCGATTGACGACCCTGAGATTGAATGCATGATGATCCGCGCCCAGGAGATGGCGCGCTACGTTGAGGACGGGGTGCTCGACGCCGGGCTGACCGGGCGGGACTGGGTGCTGGAGAACGAGGCCGACGTCGTCACCGTGGCCGACCTGATTTACGCCAAGCAGAGTTTTGGCAAGGTGCGCTGGGTGCTGGCCGTGCCCGAGTCGTCGCCGGTGCAGAGCGTGAAGGACCTCGAAGGCAGGATCATCGCCACCGAGCTGGTGGGCGCCACGCGGCGCTACTTGGCGAGCCACGGCGTCAACGCGAAGGTGGAGTTCAGTTGGGGCGCCACCGAGGTCAAGCCACCCCATCTGGCCGACGCCATCGTCGAAGTTACCGAGACGGGCTCGTCGCTGCGCGCCAACAAGCTGCGAATTGTCGACGTGGTGCTTGAGTCGAACACGCAGCTCGTGGCCAACCGCCAGGCGTGGGCCGATCCCTGGAAGCGGCGGAAGCTGGAAGACATCTGCCTGCTGCTGGAAGGCGCCATCAATGCGCTGGGCAAGGTGGGGCTGATGCTGAACGTGCACAGGGACAATCTGGCTGCCGTGCTTGCGGTGCTGCCGGCGCTCAAAAACCCGACCGTGAGCCCACTGAGCGATGGCGAGTGGCTGGCCGTGAACACGATTCTGGACGAATCCACCGTGCGCCAGATCATCCCGCGCCTGAAGGAAGCGGGCGCGCAGGGCATTGTCGAATATCCGCTGAACAAGATCGTGATGTGA
- the hisD gene encoding histidinol dehydrogenase — MIRILTSKDAHRLLRRRAARLEEAEAAVRPILEGVRRRGDAALLEYARRFDRFSGKSVLVSHQQLDGAVKKLSREFRAALRVSEKNVAAFARLQLPRPGRVSPMPGLRLSTVVRPLDAAAAYIPSGRYPLPSTVVMTVVPARVAGVPAIMVCTPRPAPEILGAARLLGATHVFQMGGAHAIAAFAYGTKTVPRADRIVGPGNIYVAAAKKILAGETGIDFVAGPSEILLIAAEGDPRFLAADMLAQAEHDTDASAILLTPDRRLAEAVAAEIGRQLAALPTAATAQAALRRNSAIIVVSSLEEAVDLANRFAPEHLSIPDASLLARVRHAGSVFVGPWSPEAAGDYASGTNHVLPTAGAARLRGGLSAADFVKVISVQQLSEAALRRLAPSITALARAEGLEAHARSVEVRLKGER; from the coding sequence ATGATCCGGATCCTGACCTCGAAAGATGCACATCGCCTGTTGCGCCGCCGCGCCGCGCGGCTGGAGGAGGCGGAGGCAGCCGTGCGCCCGATTCTGGAGGGAGTGCGGCGCCGGGGCGATGCGGCGCTGCTTGAATACGCCCGCCGTTTCGACCGTTTCAGCGGGAAATCGGTGCTCGTTTCCCATCAACAGCTCGACGGGGCGGTGAAAAAACTCAGCCGCGAATTCCGCGCGGCGCTGCGGGTGAGCGAAAAGAACGTCGCCGCATTTGCCCGGCTTCAGCTGCCGCGGCCAGGCCGCGTCAGCCCGATGCCCGGACTGCGGCTGAGCACGGTCGTCCGCCCGCTGGACGCTGCCGCCGCCTACATCCCCTCGGGCCGCTATCCGCTGCCCTCCACTGTGGTCATGACGGTCGTGCCCGCGCGCGTGGCGGGCGTGCCAGCCATCATGGTGTGCACGCCGCGGCCGGCGCCGGAGATCCTGGGGGCGGCCCGGCTGCTTGGCGCGACGCACGTCTTCCAGATGGGCGGAGCGCACGCCATCGCCGCGTTCGCCTACGGAACGAAAACGGTGCCGCGGGCCGACCGCATCGTCGGCCCCGGCAACATTTACGTGGCCGCGGCAAAAAAGATCCTGGCCGGAGAAACAGGCATCGATTTTGTCGCCGGGCCAAGTGAAATTCTGCTGATCGCCGCTGAAGGTGATCCGCGTTTTCTGGCGGCGGACATGCTGGCGCAGGCCGAACACGATACGGACGCAAGCGCCATCCTGCTCACGCCGGACCGCCGGCTCGCGGAGGCAGTCGCCGCCGAAATCGGGCGCCAGTTGGCCGCCCTGCCGACGGCGGCCACGGCCCAGGCGGCGCTCCGGCGCAACTCGGCCATCATCGTGGTGTCCAGCCTTGAAGAAGCAGTGGATCTGGCGAACCGGTTTGCCCCGGAGCACCTTTCGATCCCGGATGCATCGCTTCTGGCCCGCGTGCGCCACGCAGGCAGCGTCTTCGTCGGGCCGTGGAGCCCGGAGGCCGCCGGCGACTACGCTTCCGGAACAAACCACGTGCTGCCGACCGCCGGCGCCGCGCGTTTGCGCGGCGGGCTTTCTGCCGCCGACTTCGTGAAAGTGATCTCCGTGCAGCAGCTGTCGGAGGCCGCGCTGCGGCGGCTGGCGCCGTCGATCACGGCGCTGGCCCGGGCCGAAGGACTGGAGGCCCACGCCCGCAGCGTCGAGGTCCGCCTCAAAGGGGAACGCTGA
- a CDS encoding cytochrome c-type biogenesis heme exporter protein B, with the protein MRFARQTWTIALKDLRSEFRTKEALNASLSFALVILLLFSFAFDPTAEMTREISGGLLWLVFAFAGALLLNRSFARELENDCLDVLVVSPVPAAALFLGKALANYLLLLGIEIVCLPVFGVFYNVSWTRQPAWLALVLLLATWGITVIGTMFSALTVNLRLRELMLPMLVYPMLIPCLMAAMQLTTPLIAGQAPAGDQLAWVRMLVGFDIIFTALSVALVETVLIG; encoded by the coding sequence ATGCGGTTCGCACGCCAGACGTGGACGATCGCCCTCAAGGACCTCCGCAGCGAGTTCCGCACCAAGGAGGCGCTGAACGCATCGCTGTCGTTCGCCCTCGTCATCCTCCTGCTGTTCAGTTTCGCCTTTGATCCCACCGCCGAAATGACCCGCGAGATCAGCGGTGGCCTGCTCTGGCTGGTGTTTGCGTTCGCCGGCGCGCTGCTGCTCAACCGCAGCTTCGCGCGCGAGCTGGAAAACGACTGCCTCGATGTGCTCGTTGTTTCGCCGGTGCCCGCGGCCGCGCTCTTCCTCGGCAAGGCCCTCGCGAACTACCTGCTGCTGCTCGGCATCGAAATCGTCTGCCTTCCGGTGTTCGGCGTCTTTTATAACGTGAGCTGGACCCGGCAACCCGCCTGGCTCGCGCTGGTGCTCCTGCTCGCCACCTGGGGCATCACCGTCATCGGTACCATGTTCTCAGCCCTTACCGTCAATCTCCGGCTGCGCGAGCTGATGCTGCCCATGCTCGTCTATCCGATGCTGATCCCCTGCCTCATGGCGGCGATGCAGTTGACCACGCCGCTCATCGCCGGACAGGCGCCTGCCGGCGACCAGCTCGCCTGGGTGCGGATGCTCGTCGGCTTCGATATCATCTTCACGGCGCTTTCGGTGGCGCTGGTCGAAACGGTCCTGATCGGGTGA
- a CDS encoding imidazole glycerol phosphate synthase subunit HisH, which translates to MITVVNYGAGNLRSVANTLEELGAAYEITQNPEAVDAARAIILPGVGHFGQMMDALDRLRLRDPLVRKARAGAPLLGICLGLQAMFEASEEAPEQKGLSLFRGTVRRFPPDVRCPHMGWNTVRRVKPSRLFDGLREPAYFYFAHSYCCPPGPHAAAVCDYGVEFCAALEQDNVFGVQFHPEKSWPAGLEVMRRFLAAAGELVQG; encoded by the coding sequence ATGATCACGGTGGTCAACTACGGGGCGGGGAATCTGCGCTCCGTGGCCAACACGCTGGAGGAGCTGGGAGCGGCCTACGAAATCACCCAGAACCCGGAAGCCGTGGACGCTGCGCGGGCGATCATCCTGCCGGGCGTGGGACATTTTGGCCAGATGATGGACGCGCTCGACCGGCTCCGACTGCGGGACCCGCTGGTGCGGAAAGCACGCGCGGGCGCGCCGCTGCTCGGCATCTGCCTGGGGCTCCAGGCGATGTTCGAGGCGAGCGAGGAAGCGCCGGAACAAAAGGGCCTGAGTCTGTTTCGGGGCACGGTTCGACGCTTTCCGCCGGACGTCCGCTGCCCGCACATGGGCTGGAACACGGTGCGGCGGGTGAAACCTTCGCGGTTGTTTGACGGACTGCGCGAGCCTGCCTATTTTTACTTCGCCCACAGCTACTGTTGCCCGCCGGGGCCGCATGCCGCCGCGGTCTGCGACTACGGCGTCGAATTCTGTGCAGCGCTCGAACAGGACAACGTCTTCGGAGTGCAGTTTCACCCCGAAAAATCCTGGCCGGCCGGCCTTGAGGTGATGCGCCGCTTTCTGGCCGCCGCCGGCGAGCTGGTGCAAGGATAG
- the hisC gene encoding aminotransferase, whose translation MPKPRRAIVEMAPYSPPSSGREGKIRLDFNENTLGCSPRVLEYLRDQLSRERLTIYPEYEETRRALSRYFGLPEACFAICNGTDEAIQVLVHTYVGEGDRVLVLHPSYAMYRFYAQVAGARVEEIPYRAGDLGFPVEELLAAASGARAILISNPNNPTGTAIGLGEIRRILEAAPEAAVLIDEAYYDFYRVTALGLLDEYPNLFVSRTFSKAHGLAALRVGVLFSQASNIAYVRKGQSPYSVNALAALAVRAAVEDREYLDNYVRQALAAREMLYEGFRRRGIRYWPSQGNFVLFEAGGRAIEVRDALRERGVLVRDRSYELPGTVRVTAGTPQQVERFFAALDEVWK comes from the coding sequence ATGCCAAAGCCGCGCCGCGCCATTGTCGAAATGGCCCCTTATTCTCCGCCCAGCTCGGGCAGGGAAGGGAAAATCCGTCTTGATTTTAACGAAAATACGCTGGGATGCTCGCCGCGGGTTCTTGAATATTTGCGGGATCAATTAAGCCGGGAACGGTTGACGATTTATCCTGAGTATGAGGAAACGCGCCGGGCGCTGAGCCGCTATTTCGGGCTGCCCGAGGCGTGCTTCGCCATCTGCAACGGCACGGACGAGGCCATTCAGGTGCTGGTGCACACCTATGTGGGCGAGGGCGACCGCGTCCTGGTCCTCCACCCCTCCTACGCCATGTACCGTTTCTACGCACAGGTGGCCGGCGCAAGGGTGGAAGAGATCCCTTACCGGGCCGGGGACCTCGGGTTTCCCGTCGAGGAGCTGTTGGCGGCCGCCTCCGGCGCGCGCGCCATCCTGATTTCGAACCCGAACAATCCGACCGGAACCGCCATTGGACTCGGCGAAATCCGGAGAATTCTCGAGGCGGCGCCCGAAGCGGCGGTTCTCATCGATGAGGCATATTACGATTTTTACCGCGTCACCGCGCTCGGGCTGCTGGATGAATACCCGAACCTTTTTGTCAGCCGCACGTTTTCCAAAGCCCACGGCCTTGCGGCGCTGCGCGTCGGGGTGCTGTTTTCTCAGGCGTCCAATATCGCGTACGTGAGGAAAGGACAGTCGCCCTATTCCGTGAATGCGCTGGCGGCGCTGGCGGTGCGGGCCGCCGTGGAGGACCGCGAGTACCTGGATAACTACGTCCGGCAGGCACTGGCTGCCCGCGAAATGCTGTATGAGGGCTTCCGGCGGCGCGGCATCCGTTACTGGCCGTCGCAGGGCAATTTCGTGCTGTTTGAGGCGGGCGGGCGCGCCATCGAGGTCCGCGATGCGCTGCGGGAGCGGGGCGTGCTCGTGCGGGACCGTTCCTACGAGCTTCCGGGCACGGTGCGCGTCACGGCCGGCACGCCGCAACAGGTGGAGCGCTTCTTCGCGGCGCTCGACGAGGTGTGGAAATGA
- a CDS encoding haloacid dehalogenase — protein MSLPVLVFDMDGVLVDVTGSYRAAIAETIRHFTGIAPDADSIQEWKLRGGYNNDWVLCHHYCRELGVELPYDRVVEYFNRVFFGDNRDGFISREVWLPRDGLLERLGRSYRLAIFTGRNREELDATLDRFSPGPVFDPIVTADDVRRGKPAPDGLIEIARQTGAPIAAFVGDTVDDGMSARDAGVPFIGVAAPDAPRREELTAALRGAGAMAVIENVNQIEEVLAG, from the coding sequence ATGAGCCTTCCCGTGCTGGTGTTTGACATGGACGGCGTGCTGGTGGACGTCACCGGCAGCTACCGCGCCGCCATCGCCGAAACGATCCGTCACTTCACTGGAATCGCGCCAGACGCCGATTCCATCCAGGAGTGGAAACTGCGCGGCGGGTATAACAACGACTGGGTTCTGTGCCACCACTACTGCCGCGAGCTGGGCGTGGAGCTGCCCTATGATCGGGTCGTTGAGTATTTCAACCGGGTCTTTTTCGGCGACAACCGCGACGGCTTCATTTCGCGTGAGGTGTGGCTGCCGCGGGACGGGCTTCTCGAACGGCTCGGCCGCAGTTACCGGCTGGCCATTTTCACCGGCCGCAACCGTGAGGAGCTCGATGCGACGCTGGACCGGTTTTCGCCCGGACCGGTGTTTGATCCGATCGTGACGGCCGATGATGTGCGGCGCGGCAAACCGGCGCCGGACGGGCTGATCGAAATCGCCCGGCAAACCGGAGCGCCAATCGCCGCCTTTGTGGGCGACACGGTGGACGATGGAATGAGCGCCCGCGACGCCGGGGTTCCATTCATTGGTGTGGCCGCGCCGGATGCGCCGCGCCGCGAAGAACTGACGGCGGCTCTGCGCGGCGCCGGCGCGATGGCGGTCATCGAGAACGTGAACCAGATTGAAGAGGTGCTTGCCGGATGA